TCCAAGAGGACCGTACGCGGGGGCAGTTGGGTACTTTTCTTTTCCGGACGGGAACGGGAAGATGAATATGGATTCTGCTATCACAATAAGATCGTTCTTCTTCAAAGGAAAACAGGGATGGCTTCAGGCGGGTGCGGGAATCGTTTACGATTCCGTCCCCGAGCGTGAGTATCAGGAAACCCTGAACAAACTGAGGGCACTCTTCAGAAGTCTGGAGATCGCCCAGAGGATCCAGGGGGGATTGCTTTGAAGAGAGTGATCGTTATAGATAACTACGACTCTTTCGTCTACAACATAGTGCAGTACATTGGAGAGATGGAACCAGGCTGTGAAATAGAGGTGTTCAGAAACGACGAGACAACGATCGAAGAAATAGAGAAAAAGAATCCGAGCCATATCGTCATCTCCCCTGGCCCTGGAAGACCGGAGGACGCAGGAATTTCTATTGAAGTTGTGAAACACTTCAGTGGTAAAGTTCCTATACTTGGTGTGTGTCTTGGTCATCAGGTGATAGGGTACGCTTTCGGTGGAAAGATTATCCATGCTAAAAGGATACTTCACGGAAAGACGTCGAAAATTCTGCACAACGGCAAGGATATCTTTCGCGGCCTCAAAAATCCTATAGTTGCCACACGGTACCATTCGCTCGTTGTCGAGGGGGAATCTCTTCCCGAGGCTCTGGAAATCACAGCCAGAAGTGATGACGGGGAGATCATGGGACTGAGGCACAGAGAACATCCAACATTTGGAGTTCAGTTTCACCCAGAATCTGTTTTGACAGAAGAGGGAAAGAAGATCATAAAGAACTTTTTGAATCTGGGTGAGAAAGAAGAGCACACGGAAGTGGACGAACTAGACATCGTTTCCGCGATTAAGAAGCTTGTGGAGTTGCAGGATCTTTCTTTCGAAGAGAGTCGCTTGGTGATGGAACACATCATGGCGGGGAAAGCCACAGATGCCCAGATAGCCGGTTTCCTTGTGGCCCTCGGGATGAAAGGAGAAACTGGGGACGAGATCGGTGGTATGGCAATAGTCATGCAAGAGAGAGCAATTCATGTAAAGGCACCTTCTCCTCTCACTGTTGATACCTGTGGAACGGGAGGAGACGGCTTTGGAACCTTCAACATATCTACCACAACTGCGTTCGTGGTAGCTTCTGCCGATATCCCCGTTGCAAAGCACGGTAACAGATCTGTTTCGAGCAAGGTGGGAAGCGCCGATGCTCTGGAGGCAGGCGGATACAGACTGGAAAAATCTCCTGAAGAAATGGA
This sequence is a window from Thermotoga sp.. Protein-coding genes within it:
- a CDS encoding bifunctional anthranilate synthase component II/anthranilate phosphoribosyltransferase, whose product is MIVIDNYDSFVYNIVQYIGEMEPGCEIEVFRNDETTIEEIEKKNPSHIVISPGPGRPEDAGISIEVVKHFSGKVPILGVCLGHQVIGYAFGGKIIHAKRILHGKTSKILHNGKDIFRGLKNPIVATRYHSLVVEGESLPEALEITARSDDGEIMGLRHREHPTFGVQFHPESVLTEEGKKIIKNFLNLGEKEEHTEVDELDIVSAIKKLVELQDLSFEESRLVMEHIMAGKATDAQIAGFLVALGMKGETGDEIGGMAIVMQERAIHVKAPSPLTVDTCGTGGDGFGTFNISTTTAFVVASADIPVAKHGNRSVSSKVGSADALEAGGYRLEKSPEEMEKELKEVGFSLLFAPLLHPAMKHVMPARKQLKIKTAFNLLGPITNPARVKHQIVGVFDFSFAHKLAQGLQRLGTKRSAVVSGGFTDELTTCGENEALLVTQEEITPLVIDPEKLGLKRGDPDELRGPSDPKEAYRLMESVLKGEASRTQVETVALNAGVLFWLVGKSDTIRDGVEKALDLIFAGQ